The Bombyx mori chromosome 4, ASM3026992v2 region TGTCAACTCAATGTTAGATGGGTATTGATAAGATATACCTGCAGCATGCTAAATATTCTTCTAACTAGAGTTCTAAAAAAATTTCGTTTTTGTAAAAAGAGCTAGATAGATGGTTGCAAACTACCATGCATTATTAAAGGGTGGATAAAAGGATATCTTACATTCACATCTCCTTTCCAACActgattatatattttaatgttttgatgCGAATAagagtttaaattttcatttttagaaAAACTTAAGAGCCAAATTCCGTAAAATCAATGGGGAGGCAATTTAGGACACTTCTCACGACACGGCACCGAACGGCAAACGGTTCGACAACATGACACTTTGCACAGCTGACTGTCGAACGGGTCCCCCTCTCCTCTCCCTGCGCACACCCTGCATCCTCCGCCCTGACTAGCTTTGCTATGCACATGCACTGTTTTATAATTCTACTACACCCTCCCTTGCGCATTTGCTGTGCTAGTcagttgtctttttttattggataaacTTGGATGAACCAGTGCTCAATCACATGTTAGACGACTGTTATAATATATGAGTAAATTGTATGATATTTACTAAACATAATACATGTTTTTAAATGACAGGATATAATAAATTTAGGTATGATCATCAGAAGGAGAAAGAATATTCTTAGTCAGCAGTTATTGACCCCATAACGACCTGGACCACACGTGATTGTGATCCACAAAGAAATTAATCCAAATTTATATATCTATGTTAgtctttcatttaaaataaaagatgagattttgaaattttatgagATTTGTATTTTTACTCTCGCGTATGTTAAATTACTAGTGATTTCGAACCAAAATGGGGCACACAGGTACCTGCAAATGACAGTTTTTTGTTCTACTATTGAAGGACAACAGGTGACTTTTGGGCCAAAGGTTAAAAAGAAGGCGATTCGGGTTTAAAGAAATCATACAAAACAACCATTTACCTGATATAAACTGATATATTTCTCACAATTATTTTTACACTAGAAACGAAGTTATAATTTTCATTGCAAAACAATTAGGTCCATTTAATTGCGCAACTTctttgtttcaattttaaatgaccACACAACTTCTGTGAATATAAAAGAAACTAGTTATTTGCAACTGTTcactgaaaaaaatcaaaaactttTTCACATCCTGTCTAGCACCGCCATGTTCCCTGAacgaatgaaataataataaaatttcgaatGACTGAATAGTGTGGAATGCTATTTTGTTCTGTAATCTATGCTACTCGTCCTCCGCTATTCCgccatagttttattttatcagtCTGGGGTCTATGACCATTATCTGAGTACAAGAGTTTCCCGTTTTTGTTAGATAGCCGCCGGAGCCCCGtgcgtggttcgtcaggaatatCGACCTGCATGATGACCTGGACCTAGAgcccatcagtaagtatctacagtcggcatcaatgcgccacttaGATAAAGCCGCACGACacaagaaccctctcatcgtggccgctggtaactatattcccgatcctgcggacagaatagaaagcagtcgacgtcgcccaaaacccatcatatcggatcctcccgatccactaacggtgcttttaggtacctcaagcaccggtcatcgttcttcgtaaattaacccacagacaaagcccactgagtttctcaccggatcttctcagtgagtcgcgtttccaatccgatggtagattctacgaagcacggctcatgctaaggttcgtgttagcaacatgtcaggcttgaaccccgtgagctcacctactagttaaggctacgctaaaatagccactcagggctatcagcttaggtaggaaaaaaaagaacttcCGTACAAATGGCTCCGAGAGAGCTCCGAAAATTTTGTACCTACTGCTTATGATGTGATGTCTTAAAGAGGCCATATTGAGAATCCTAATTcatgtcaattttttattttataagtgaCTTAATTTGCGTTGGTAACTGATTTCCAAACTAGAATTCAAGATGTAAAAGATTACTCCAACAGTCGCAATCGGTGTGAACTTTTTAATATGATGGTAGAACTTGATATGATCTTCACGGGTAAGTTGGAACAATCATGtcctttaataaaacaatagagtATTACCAACCAAGTTTATACGGATTTAATTTCTTAATTCTACCCTGCTATATGAAGGATTGGTTAGTGAAGTTATTTGATTTTacagatattattttaatacacatcgAGGCTTTTCCTTCTAGATTTACCTCCATACCATCAGTTATAAAACTTAATTATTATCAATTATAGTTTTGTCTATGATTAATAGAATATAGTCAAATCGTTGTTACATTCGAGAAATCGACTGAATGTCCCAATCTCAAATTTGtagaataaatgaaaaacaattgaTCTGAGATATTTTAAGTAAAGGTCGTTAGTATTTCATACGATAAAGAGTACCACTATTAACACTCTTTTTacttttagtaaatttttttctaGTGGCCTGATTGCTTTGAATCGGGTTAATTAACTGAAACAATAGGTACCCAAAgccaaataaaaaaagcagtGACCATTAGTTTGAACCTAACTTCAGATTATTGTTCGATCATGATCATAGTACATCCATCAAAAATTAAGCTCGAATTGCTCAttttacgttatttttttatattgtgccAACTGTAAACGTAAATAAGTGTTTATTAGTAGTTAGAAATTATTATATGGTAATCAATGAATTCTACATGACGTTTGTGTTTGTAAATGTGCATATGCTTTGTTGTGAGAACCACCTTTATCTTCTGTCATTCTATGCCGTAAGCAACTGAAATTTTCGATAATGAAACACAAGTTGCCAATCGAATGTTAGGTTATTGAATAGACGAATGCAAACGAAGcgaaaaataattctaatttattgatatgtcgtGAGTAAACTAGTGATCATATTCGGAGAAGCAATTGGGAGAATGTATTGTAGTGTTTAGCCTTAGTGGCCACAGAGATCAAGAACACAACAGGATGGAAGTGAAGGATGAGGATCGCATGAGGCGTCTTCATGCGTTGGAGGAACGTTTGTGTGACCCCCGTTCCACCGGTAATGTGGACTGTCTACTGGATACCGTCACTGCGCTCGTGTCCGATTGTGACCATCCAGCTATTCGTCGCATGAAAAACGTCGAAGCCTACACTAGTAGATGTAAGTAAACAATGCCATAAAATACTGaactattgaaaaaatatttggatTTATCAAATAGGTACCTTTGGCAACATCACTGTATGTGTTCATTAGTGAACTTTTGTTTATAgtttatatagatatttatctAATGATTAAAAAGATAACAATGCAAGGCAATCAGACTTGAAGTAAGTTTTATCAGTTTCATAATAATGTGAGTATATCATTTTACATGCCAGCATGCATTAGATGGCATCTGAAAGGGTTAAGgtacttttataataaaaaataataattgaatctaCACTAATAAAGGTTGTAAAATCTAATTGGAAAAAAAGGGAATCCTATAAACCTATTTGATTTATTCATAAATTATGGCAATTTACTGATTATTCATAATTAAACTATAAAtcagaattttaaaaaatctaaaaataacaaTCATGATGGTGCTTAAAGTAAGCAATAAAGACAAATTACTAGATAATTAAACTTATAACAGGTTGGGAACAAATATTAATAGTAATCAAAATACTAATAATAGAGGGTTTGCAATAATGAGACTAGGCAGTGAAagattaatgatatttttattttattttgtttagtaacATCTTGAATTTGTATTGAttgaatattgaattttttttactcagtctgaattttttaaatatcaatttatatttcaaagaaTGTATACAGAGGAGTAGATGCATAATAGGAACATGTTCTACAGTTGATCTCTCTTATACATGTAGGCATGCAGTATGCACCTACTCAAAatgtcttttaattttattttacaattacatcatcatctgatttaaaaaaaaacatcagattTATAAAATGATGCGCAATATTGTTATATCAGACTATGGTAACAATTGATGATTGTAGGTCCACCATCAATAtcttgtgtttttgtttttttgaaaataGATGGAAAGATAATTCAATATATGGATTTACCCTTACTTaagtttttttacattaatgatATCACcaattaataaatgaattaacAATATCATAATTTGCATTATCACCATAATATAAGTAACTAGTTTTGATGAAATTTGAACCTTATTACTAGCTTTTACAACAATAGAAAATTACCATAATCTAGACGACAACATTTACTATGTTACTATAGTTGGATGGTACTTTTCATGTTAATACCTTGCAGTATAATGTGATGGCAGCTGGTAGCCGCTCCTGTATTTTCCAATTTGGAATCATCTTATATTCTGTAATGTTAAAACAGGAAAATCTTAATTTCTGGAACATGATTTAATACTATTGTGTTGACTCACCAGCATTACTATCAGCTTTTGTTTATGGGAAGAGTTCCAATGTAGGGGCTCCAATatttggaataaaaaaataaataagtgacAAATAACTTTTTGTTGTTGTAGATGAAGAGTTTTCTTCAGAAATTATTAATCTGCGAATGAAGGCAGCTGATTTCCATTTAATTAAAGTGATTGGACGAGGGGCATTTGGTGAAGTACAACTAGTCAGACAAAAGTCTACCAACCATGTTTATGCCATGAAACTTCTTAGTAAAGTAGAAATGATTAAGAGGTCAGACTCCACATTCTTTTGGGAAGAAAGGCACATTATGGCCCATGCCAACTCGGACTGGAtactaaaattacattttgcATTTCAAGATCATAAATATCTTTATATGGTTATGGATTATATGCCTGGTGGTGATCTTGTCAGTCTAATGTCGAACTATGACATACCAGAGAAATGGGCAAAATTCTACACAATGGAGATTGTTCTTGCTCTGGATGTTATTCATGGCATGGGATTTGTCCATAGAGATGTAAAACCAGACAATATGTTGATAGATAAACATGGCCATTTAAAACTAGCCGATTTTGGTACTTGTATGAGAATGGGACTGGATGGTTTAGTTCGAGCAAGCAATGCTGTGGGAACTCCTGATTATATATCTCCTGAAGTTCTGCAGTCACAAAATGGTGAAGGAGTATATGGGCGTGAGTGCGATTGGTGGGCAGTAGGAATATTTTTGTACGAAATGCTTATTGGTGACCCTCCTTTTTATGCTGATAGTTTAGTGGGCACGTATGGTAAAATTATGGATCACAGGAATTCTTTACAGTTTCCTGATGATGTTGAGATCTCAAAAGAAGCAAAGTCTCTAATTAGAGGACTTTTAACTGATAGAACTAAAAGATTAGGTAGAAACAGTGTGGATGAAATTAAACAGCAtccattttttataaatgatcAATGGAGTTTTGAAAATCTGAGGGATTCTGTACCTCCTGTGGTGCCTGAACTCTCCAGTGATGATGATACTAGGAACTTTGATGATATTGAAAAATCAGATGCACTTGATGAATCCTTTCCTGTACCAAAAGCATTTGTTGGTAATCATTTGCCATTTGTTGGTTTCACTTATAATGGTGATTACCAATTGTGCACTCGCCAAAAGAAAGCAAATGACGTAGTAGACACAATATCTAATAATCATATCAACAATGATGGATCTGAAGCCATATATCAACTAGAGAAACTGCTCGAAAGAGAAAGAGATGGCAAACGTAAACTAGAAGATACTCAAGCTGCCCTATGTGCTCAGCTCGAAGAACTATCACAGAGAgaactacgcaataaaaaaataatttctgaaaGCGATAAAGAGGTTGCATTACTGAGACATGATCTTAAAGAAATTCAACGGATAGCTGAACTGGAAGTAGAATCTAGACGAAAGGCTGAAGCTAATCTCAATGAGGCAAAACGCCGTCTTGAAGAGGAACAAACCAAGAGAACGAAAGAAATGAGTAATTTACACATATACAACGAAAAAATTAACGCATTAGAAAAACAGCTCGAAGAATTGCGAGAGAAACTAAAACAAGAGTCTGAAGCAGCAGCCAAATCTAGGAAGCAAGCTGCCGAGCTATCGGCTGCCCAGGCCGCCGCCGCAGCTGTCAACGACGGCACGGTAACCAGCTTGCGGGCTCAACGTGATGCTCTCGAACGAGAGAGAAGTATTTTATCAGAGGAACTGAGCGAAGTTAAGGCAGCTAGACAACGTTCGGAAGCGGCGGTCACAGAGGCCACCTGCAGACTCAATGCGGCTCATGCAGAATTGGAGCGCACTTCGACACGATTATCTCAAATGATCGCTGATAACAGACAATTAACAGAACGTGTATCTTCACTAGAGAAGGAATGCACTTCATTATCTCATGAGTTAAGATCAGCGCAACATTTATATCAACAAGAGTTGCGTGCACATCAGGACACGCAACGATCTCAGCTTCTCTCTAAACAAGAAGCCAACTTGGAACTAGTCAAGAGTGAGTATTAATAATCTAAAGCATTCTTacttaaatgtataaaatactTCCATGCCATATTCCTTATCATGTTGAACTAGCTAAATTGCGCGTCTCATTGAACGATACAAACCAAACATTTGAAATCTTCATATTTTTGCATGCATCAGGAACattggaaaaaatattgaaagGTATAGTTCAGTTTGCTAATATACTATATTTACTGTGTGTTCTGTGACTAGAAGCATCAATTCCAAAATCACGATTCCTCTAGTTTGATTAAAACAATTACGATTTTATCGATCATATTAAAATGGATCGAGGTATTATAACCTGTTAATTATTTCTTAAcgatgaatgaaaaataaacttaaatttacGTCACGGTAATAGCCCTGCAAACTAAGCTGAACGAAGAAAAGACTGCCAGACAACGGTCGGAATCAGCTTGTCAAGAGAAAGACCGACAGATGTCGATGCTCAGCGTTGATTACAGACAGATGCAGCAGAGACTCCAGAAACTAGAGGGCGAACATCGGCAAGAAAGCGaaaaggtactattttattaatacgcttttattagcttcagacgtatgtatgtttgtaacgaaatctttgaacatgattttgacccccccttcaaaacgtcggattaactcgaaatttggtatacttattaagaatcgatgacaattcaatattaaaaaaaactgcaaaaaaatatatgaaaaaattgaatttcaactaaaaaatagagaattaaaaatagtataagaagagatgattttattgtaaaaaaagcgtggggtgcatggtatcagtagttataaatattttatgaacagatatgtgtagaagggctattttgataatattctgaaaagcaccccatgctttttttaccaaataaaatcattttttcttacactatttttaattcaaatctattaaaagttattttcaattttttctatttgaaagcgtatttagttagtttttttaaactattatttactagctgacccctcaatcgatagataaaagacctaaacttttgtataaaataaacttagaacaaacaaaaggaatccgtccgacggggaacacatcaaacggaaaacaaaattgttatttttatttaattccgagcattttcatacttaactatcttttaaaccttctctggacttccacaaataattcaagaccaaaattaaccaaatcggtccagccgttctcgagttttagcgagactaacgaaaagcaattcatttttatatgtatagattttttgtgttcaaaattttttttactatcattCTTGTTTAAACTGTCGTTTGCTCTGAAATATAATTGCCGGGGCTCTTCTGCAGGTATGCGGGCTGGTCGCGTCGCTAGAGCAGGAGCGCGCGGCTCGACTGGCGGCGTCGGGCGAGGTGTCGGCGGCGGAGGCGGCGGCCCGCACC contains the following coding sequences:
- the rock1 gene encoding rho-associated protein kinase isoform X1 gives rise to the protein MEVKDEDRMRRLHALEERLCDPRSTGNVDCLLDTVTALVSDCDHPAIRRMKNVEAYTSRYEEFSSEIINLRMKAADFHLIKVIGRGAFGEVQLVRQKSTNHVYAMKLLSKVEMIKRSDSTFFWEERHIMAHANSDWILKLHFAFQDHKYLYMVMDYMPGGDLVSLMSNYDIPEKWAKFYTMEIVLALDVIHGMGFVHRDVKPDNMLIDKHGHLKLADFGTCMRMGLDGLVRASNAVGTPDYISPEVLQSQNGEGVYGRECDWWAVGIFLYEMLIGDPPFYADSLVGTYGKIMDHRNSLQFPDDVEISKEAKSLIRGLLTDRTKRLGRNSVDEIKQHPFFINDQWSFENLRDSVPPVVPELSSDDDTRNFDDIEKSDALDESFPVPKAFVGNHLPFVGFTYNGDYQLCTRQKKANDVVDTISNNHINNDGSEAIYQLEKLLERERDGKRKLEDTQAALCAQLEELSQRELRNKKIISESDKEVALLRHDLKEIQRIAELEVESRRKAEANLNEAKRRLEEEQTKRTKEMSNLHIYNEKINALEKQLEELREKLKQESEAAAKSRKQAAELSAAQAAAAAVNDGTVTSLRAQRDALERERSILSEELSEVKAARQRSEAAVTEATCRLNAAHAELERTSTRLSQMIADNRQLTERVSSLEKECTSLSHELRSAQHLYQQELRAHQDTQRSQLLSKQEANLELVKTLQTKLNEEKTARQRSESACQEKDRQMSMLSVDYRQMQQRLQKLEGEHRQESEKVCGLVASLEQERAARLAASGEVSAAEAAARTALAERDARARDLHAVRAALHDASEKLAAASAERDMYYARSEELRSQLENEQHYCHVYRSQVNEIRTQVEESSRAARDLEQERSSLLHQLQLAIARADSEAIARSIAEETVGELEKEKTMKELEMREAVSQHRAELAARDNMLQGLRDRDHENRATIDLQRKEVDELRRSGTALAERVASLQRLQDELDRLNKKLNSEIMLKQQAVNKLAEIMNRKDMNPTAGKNKSKMSVRKDKDYRKLQQELTREKEKFDQHISKLQRDLQDCQQQLLDEQSTRLRLAMEVDSKDAEIEQLKEKLAALTSETASQSSADAEDGENEQILEGWLSVPFKQNIRRHGWKKQYVVVSSKKIIFYNSENDKQNTTDPVMILDLSKVFHVRSVTQGDVIRADAKDIPRIFQLLYAGEGEARRPDQQDQPQDSTDHQGNTVQHKGHDLVSITYHIPTACEVCTRPLWHMFRPPQAYECRRCRMKIHAEHLTEGEGVAACKLHADRARELLLLAPAAPEQRRWVARLARRVQRHGYRAAHHNHDHRLSPRDSMRSNLKSAAHLNVSQRSSTLPANASMQRQ
- the rock1 gene encoding Rho-associated protein kinase, with the protein product MEVKDEDRMRRLHALEERLCDPRSTGNVDCLLDTVTALVSDCDHPAIRRMKNVEAYTSRYEEFSSEIINLRMKAADFHLIKVIGRGAFGEVQLVRQKSTNHVYAMKLLSKVEMIKRSDSTFFWEERHIMAHANSDWILKLHFAFQDHKYLYMVMDYMPGGDLVSLMSNYDIPEKWAKFYTMEIVLALDVIHGMGFVHRDVKPDNMLIDKHGHLKLADFGTCMRMGLDGLVRASNAVGTPDYISPEVLQSQNGEGVYGRECDWWAVGIFLYEMLIGDPPFYADSLVGTYGKIMDHRNSLQFPDDVEISKEAKSLIRGLLTDRTKRLGRNSVDEIKQHPFFINDQWSFENLRDSVPPVVPELSSDDDTRNFDDIEKSDALDESFPVPKAFVGNHLPFVGFTYNGDYQLCTRQKKANDVVDTISNNHINNDGSEAIYQLEKLLERERDGKRKLEDTQAALCAQLEELSQRELRNKKIISESDKEVALLRHDLKEIQRIAELEVESRRKAEANLNEAKRRLEEEQTKRTKEMSNLHIYNEKINALEKQLEELREKLKQESEAAAKSRKQAAELSAAQAAAAAVNDGTVTSLRAQRDALERERSILSEELSEVKAARQRSEAAVTEATCRLNAAHAELERTSTRLSQMIADNRQLTERVSSLEKECTSLSHELRSAQHLYQQELRAHQDTQRSQLLSKQEANLELVKTLQTKLNEEKTARQRSESACQEKDRQMSMLSVDYRQMQQRLQKLEGEHRQESEKVCGLVASLEQERAARLAASGEVSAAEAAARTALAERDARARDLHAVRAALHDASEKLAAASAERDMYYARSEELRSQLENEQHYCHVYRSQVNEIRTQVEESSRAARDLEQERSSLLHQLQLAIARADSEAIARSIAEETVGELEKEKTMKELEMREAVSQHRAELAARDNMLQGLRDRDHENRATIDLQRKEVDELRRSGTALAERVASLQRLQDELDRLNKKLNSEIMLKQQAVNKLAEIMNRKDMNPTAGKNKSKMSVRKDKDYRKLQQELTREKEKFDQHISKLQRDLQDCQQQLLDEQSTRLRLAMEVDSKDAEIEQLKEKLAALTSETASQSSADAEDGENEQILEGWLSVPFKQNIRRHGWKKQYVVVSSKKIIFYNSENDKQNTTDPVMILDLSKVFHVRSVTQGDVIRADAKDIPRIFQLLYAGEGEARRPDQQDQPQDSTDHQGNTVQHKGHDLVSITYHIPTACEVCTRPLWHMFRPPQAYECRRCRMKIHAEHLTEGEGVAACKLHADRARELLLLAPAAPEQRRWVARLARRVQRHGYRAAHHNHDHRLSPRYARTPPTHTRTTYAHTKGPCPFSLGVWAPKKSRVMMVLT